The genomic region AGATGGATTGCTGATAGCAGGGATGAATACACAACAGAACGTCTGGTGGAAGTGAATGACACTATGAAGCTTTATCGGTGCCACGGAATCCTGAACTGCACTAAGGTTTGTCCCAAAGGACTTGACCCGGCAGGATCAATATCTAAACTGAAGAAGCTGGTTGAAGAGAATGTCTCTGACCGTAAGTTTCAATACTTTAAGTTGGTTTAGAGTGGGAAGATATTGCCCTCGACGAATACAAAGAGCGCAACAGTAAGGCTGTGCAAAacttgtaatttttaagtATTAAAGTGATTTAATTTTCCATACCATTATACCAAATATGTAAAGTTAAGTTAATACATTAATACAAGGAATCTATCTATGCACTAGATTCTTGCATCAAAACTTTCTGCGATTTGCTCATCCTCGTTTCTCGGAGGAACTCCAGTCTGCTGAGCCACGTCTCGGTGGTGAATTGCTTGACCCTTCCAGTCCATCCATGCGGTTTTTTTGCCGCTGGTTGACATGTTCTGAAGACATAAATATCTATGTAAACTTACGTCACTCTCACTGGGCGTTTCTATTTTCCCTAGGAAGTCCGCGTGGTTTCCCATAATGCCTTCGCTCAGGTGTTGCTTGTCACCTTCAAACTCATCCACTGGGAGATATTCAGGCAAACCAGTATCtaaatgattttttatgaatttaaatgaagTGAACTTACCCTTTTGATTGTCTGTTCTGACAGGTTTTTCGGGGACGATGTCATTTTCTGAATCTGAGGAGCTAAAGAAGTCATCTGAGCTCAACAAGTTGGAGGCGACGTCAGAAATGGAAGATGTACTAGAAGAGTCACTGAACATTCCTGATGGAGTTCTGAACTTTTCAGGCCGACTCATGATTCTAACATCTGTGGCTTGCTTTGCAACCTTTGCCTTATCGCTCTTGATCATGTGTTCCATATTAGTCTTGGCCATTTGGTTTACATATGTAAAGAACTGTTTCTGTCTTTCAATTGATAGTAGGTCTGTATCGAAAAAGAATTGTGGATCGTCTTTATGGTTGTCAGCCAGGATTCCAAGTTCATCTTGAACTAGTTCTAAGGCTGCTTTACGTTGGTTTGGTGCAAGTCTGAACATATTAGCCTGTAGTGTCTTCTGTTGTGAAAGTGTCAATGGTTTGTCATTTAGCATTTTCTGTATTGTTGGAGGTTGGGGAACTAACCCATAGTGTGGAATCTCTTCAGCACCAAACATTGTTCCTCCAAATTTGACTGGCTTCCTTCTTCTCATTCCTGACTCAGTTCTTGATCTATCTTGTCTCAGTCCTCTATCGGGTCTCACGGTCTTCtttttagaatattttGAATTTAAGTTCACGTACTCGTCGTCGTCAGTAAAATCACCTGATGTATCCATGGAGTCCAGGTCTGTGTAATTATCTTCATCCAGTCTTCCAAGGCGTCCAAATTTCTTTTTAGATCTTCTATCTTCCAGTGTTTGGACTGGTGCAACCCATGCATCATATGCTTTTCTACTTCTTGGTGCATAcaaattttctatttcCTCCCTCAGCTTTGCTGGGTCCATTGACAAAGTCAGATAAAACTCGTCAGGGTTAATGTACCTCGAAGACTTCAGTTTGTTTTCCAGCGCCAACGATAGTGTCCTCGCTGCTTGACAAATGATATTATCTGTCGGATAGAAAAGAAATGcgttgtaaaatatttgacGCATATCTGTTTGCCAGCCATATGGGCTTGAGTAGTGCTTTGTGTGTAGTCTCTCGGTAATTGTATGGAAATCCATTGGACGTTTAATCACTGTCAAGTAGTCTGGTACTCCGTCCACAACTGGGTCCACTGGGTACCAAAACCACTTATCTGTATCCATGTACTTGATCATTTGGAGGATGCGATAACAGGAATATTCCCATGTGTTTTTCGGCAGCTTCGGAAGATGCTTTGTAGAGATTGGTACCGTTCTGTAGAGGATTTTCACTGGTTTATTATCTTTTTGTGATGATTTTTGTGAAGAGGGTTTTGCTGGTTTAGTTTTTTCAGGTTTGTAGGGCTCTGAATATGCAAAATTAGAGGGATCGTCGAATAAATCGTCTGTGAAGCTAAACGTCTGTTTTCGTGGTCTTGAGGATCTCTTTTCAAAATACTCGCTTGAGCTATTTCCAAACGAATCCAATCTTAATGAGGATTCCTGTTTTGTGATAAAACGTTTTTTTGTTGATCTGGAGGGTGTGTATTCGTCTCCAAGTGATTGGGATTTAGAGCGGAGGTGTAGTTCTACTGATTTTGACTTCTTTGGAGCCAATTTTGGAGGGTTGTAGACTTCAATTATGACCTCGAACCTATAATTTGACTTTTCCAAATCTTGGTTTAGTTTCATTGCGTCTTCTGGTGTAAGTAGAACTTCTCCTCTATGGAGGGAAGTTGGTACCAAAGATTCTGTTGACATGTTTATATCAAATTGACTTTCAAACTTCTGGATCAAGTGGGATCTTGAAATTATACTGACCTTCAAAAACTCTTCATAATTATCTTATGAAACTTTGGAGAATTTCATGAAATACAAAACTTAAAAGAGATTTGGTTTGGGAATGgatttaaatattagatCAGGCCACGAATCCAGATAAACTAAATCCGCACATACGCGAACAgagattaatttatttgaaatttgaTAAGCTATAcaaaaaacaaaaacaaACTAGAGATATTGGTCTAATATACATCTTGTTACAAAAGGAACAAAGAGAAATATATTTCTCCAACAATAACCAGGTATTGgttaaaataattctaatttagaattataaaataatgaacATAAAATGGGTGGgaaatgtattaaataagGGTTTTTATACCCCATGATACGTACTAATTACAACTACCtttatttacatattataatctaattttgattctttatacctttattttttgattAATGTATTTGTTATTTGGGTTGATTCTTTTAGATGTTTTTAGGGATGGGTTTTTCCATGATTAGGAAGatcttcttcttctttgATTATGAAtcttatttttaaaatgcTAATTTTCTTATGACACTCATTCCTATttctattttaattaatattaattttgattctTTCCCGATTTCTAACATTTTTAGGTTTTTATCGCACATATTTTAGTATATCTAACATTCctttacacatttacaTCTTGctcatttaaaatatggGAAATGAACCCGAAATAAATTCTGATGATGAATTACTGGGTTTATTAGATGCTTTTAGTGGCAATTTCTCTAGTCAGTTCAACTTGGATTCCGGTACTTTATTGAATGAATATACCAAATATGGAATTTTCAAGGATGAAAGTAAGCTTGGTTGTAATCTAATTTGATTAGAGCCTTCTGATTCACAAGGTGAATTCAATAATTCTAGCCAATATTTGGATTTTATATCCACGCTAAAGAACCTCTCTGATGCCCACACATCGCATGAATACATTCGTTATCTCTTCGTTAAGGACAAACCACAGACCTCAAACAATAGTATTCAAAGTCTCTAATTATTTCCTTTTAGTTAATTTCAGCAGATCAGAGTTTTTTGATGATACCGTAAAGCACTATGAAGTTTTAGTCCACAAAAAACCTTACAACATGATTGATAAATGGTTGGTtagattttatatttatctgTTTAGTACTCTGCGCGAAATTGAGGGAGTTCCTGGTGTTGCtgatattgataatttgaCGGTAAAGACGGTGAACTCAGTGATAGTAAATTCAGATATTCTCGAAGTATTACCCTCCTTGGGATTCAAGTACAAGACAACCTCAATAATATTCATAGGTTATCTAAAAAGCATAACGTTTATAGCGAAGTCTTTCACGTAAATTATGGCTCTAACAACTATGTGCAGTTGTCTGTAATGCATCATTCTGTAAGAAAActgaaaataaatgtattttagGAAGACAATGAGGACCTTTTCCCCTCAACATTTCTGGTTGAGATAAAGTGCTTCGGAAATCTAGAGCTTGAATTCTACAAGAATCGGATAAACACAACCTCGAAATTGCtgtataaatttgtaaaattttaatgtgtaacaaattttataagtattatatatatatgaactgcataaaattaaaagtcAGTAACACGACCCATGTGGGACCAGTCACCAAACATTGTGGGCTCATGTTTGGTGTACACAGATCCATACTCCTTTCCTATTTGAGGATGGCCTTTAAAGTTACAAATTACATCTTCGTTATCTTTAGAACTGCATTCGGTTTCAGAAATACAAACTTTCGACTTCACTGGTATTGCCTCGTCAGTCATTTCTGTAAAGTTATTAATAACAGATGTTTGAGTGGGAAGTGTGTAAACCAATGCCTAGCTACAAACCTGGGACTTGGTCGTCTGAGGTCAGCTCAATAATATTGGAGGAGGCGGTTGAGAAGTCCAAAGAATGAGAAACAAGAGCTATATTGAATCTGTTCAAAACAGAGTTGACCTGGTCATATCTGGGGAAAATAAAcccattttttattttcttggTGAACCTAATGGATTCTAGGGAACTTTTCAGCCTGTTGTCAGAGAAGTTGGAATAAAAAGACTTGTTTCCGTAAGAAATCTTAGGGTTTGTAAAGAAATTTGACCTTTTAAAAGAAAGGTTCTTGAAAATGAAAGAACATCTCCTACTGTACATGAACATTTCAGAAGTTTAACAAAAACTGAATTgtaaagaaaaaataacaaaaataaaaataaatgtttaatCTACtggaattaataaatgacTTCAAGtaaaagtaaaataaaaaaatcaagTCATAAACCCTAATATGTTATTGTTCAGAGATAAGGGGGTAGGTTTGTGTATGAacttttataataaatcataaataatatttctaaCCGATCAAATTCGcttaatttatatattgtattaaatttaattttaattgatttaacatattttataacCTAGAACGaattttttgtatattagttaaaatgattaaaaatGGATACTGCCCAGAATGAACCGCTTttaaataaagataaaaaagGCCACCATACTGGTGGTCTCAGTGAAGAGGAAATTTTGGAATGTTCAGAAAAACTTTCCGGCCTGAATCACGAGAGCAAATCCATGCTATTTCTGCTGTGTTTGTCTACGTTCAATGATCTGCAAAACAGATTCcttgaaaaatataaggGGATGTTAGATTCCAAAAAGATTAAAGGGACTGAACCTACACCTGAAGAGCTCATGctatataaaaaattactgAAATCACAGGACACTTTTTTAAATACACCTCTTGAGGAAGATGCAGAACCAAGCCAATCGTCCTCACAACCTCCAACAGAATCAACAACTCAAGAAACTTCGGtaattttagtaattttttatgaTCATTTAGCTGTTGAGGACCTTGTGGAGAAGATATCGCATAGAATTTTACATCAAGGCAATGCTCATAATATTCCTGCTAAAACTGCCATACTTCTGCTACATATTCACTACTGTGGTCTACATCATGTACTGTTTCGGGTTCTTCGATTTGGTGGCACGACTGTCTCAGCACTTGAGGAACAACCAGAACGCCCAGACGGTTGTTCGATACTTTTTGCGGTTTATGGACAACATTGAGCCTGTTCTCTTAATTCAACTAAATCAGGGTATTTTgcataaaattaacaattttcAGACATGACACAACAACAACGAGTTCAACAGCAACATCGCACTCAGCAACAAACTCAAACTCAAACTCAAACACAAACTTTAAGACAACAAACACAACAAGAAACACAGGAAATACAACCAGAGACAGTTACGAATATTTCAACTCCTGATACTTCTGAGCAAAGTCAAGTTGTTCCACCAAGAAGCAGCACCGCACCAATCATTTCAGTGAGtctattttattataaatgtgtTTATAGGAACAAGAGGTGAGCCCACCGACAGTTCGCCAGAGACCAGCAACCGCAAGAGTTGAAGGTACTATCTCTCAAAATGGGTTGTTACGAGGTATGTTatcaaaaaatatattaaactaataaCTGTTCAGTAACATTTTCAAGCTCAAACTCTGAGCAGTCGTCAACAAGAAGTAGGAGCAGATCTTTTAGGGAAAGGATTGAGTTGCTCCGCCGTAGCCATAGACCGTCGCAAAGAAATGACTCAGTACCACAACCAGGCCAGTGCGAAAACGTTAGAGAGAAACCAACTTACTTTGAAAAGTTTGTGTACCAGGTCTTTTTCTCCTTCATACTAAGCCTCCTGCCTTGGTGGGAACCAAACCCAATATACCTAGAGGAGTAAACCAATGATGGGAAACAAATAACTAATCCatgtattttaaataaagcATATTATTGCGTTTCAAGAGCCTCCTCAGCTGACTTTCTTTGGAAGTCAATTAGCCTgtttcatttaaaattttaacaacTCACTCTCTGATGGAATTGCAGTTCTTCATCTTGTAATTTTCTACTTGCTCAACAACctatattatatatatactttttAAACAATAACTTACTTCTCGCAACCCTTTAATATACTTTTGCAAATCATAATTTGCCTGAGACCTAGACTCCAATAGACGTTTGTTGGCCAAGTCGAGGTCGTTCCTGGTGTTTTCCAACTCTCGCTTGGTCAACTCCTAAAAACTTGTAAATCTTAACAAAAAACCATCTGGTCCTTGGCGTTCGACTTAATCATCTGAGTGagaaattattagtttGAGGACTTACCGAGACTAAATACTCGTTCTCAGAAATCAAGTGTGACTTTTCCTTATTAAAGGTTGTAGAATTCGAGTAGTCTGACTCCGTGACTCTGAGATCCTCAATCTCCTAAAAATTCAGTTAAACTAGAATAAGTACCTGTTCTAATGATTTCAGAGTCTTTTGCAAGTCAGATACACTTCCTCCTTGAAGTGAGAGTTCAGAATCCTAAGAAAGTAAAATTGATGAAACTAACATGTTTAAGAGTCAGGGCCTCATTAACTACAATGTCATTGGCCAGATTCATGAGATCGTCAGACAATGATTtctgaaaatgaaataagTTTAATTAACAATACTGAGTGGTCTGGTGAGTGAGGGTCGATTTTTTTAAGCAAAACTTCAAATTCTTTCCAAGGTTCAGTATCAATGCCTGAGGCAGATAGCGATTTCACTATaagattataatttttagagacctaaaattgataaagaaaactgattttaatactattgTCAGGCATTTTGAAAGTTTATGTCTCGCTGTAGTAACCtaaacattattaaatcaacaAAAAAATACTTCTGAGGATAAGGAAAGACGATCGTTCTCCAGTTCCCtcattttctaataaaaaattttattataaattgataaaaCCTTTGAACAATTATTCAAGTTCAACTTTAGTTGGTTTATATCTTGGTTTATTTCCTTGATATTTTTTCCATCCTGGATTATCTTATAACTCTTTGAACTTACTATTTTTAGGTtcattttatcattaaattcCTTGTTACTGTTTTCCATTTGAATTAAACTATTGGTTTCCTGGGTCAAAATTGATTCTCTCAACTCAAGTTCGTTCTTctaaaaaatgtaaaaacTCTATGATACCATTCTGTTGCAATAATCCTTAACTTTATTTGTCAAATCCTCGattgtttttatttctattttaattgtattgACTCTCTCTTTGAGATCATCTAACACATTACATCAAGATTATTCTTACCAAATTCTTGTATTTCTTTCTGGAGTTCTTCTGAAACTGTTCTTAGGTGGTTAAGTTGTTTCGTTTTCGAGTTAACTGATTTTTCTAGCCTCGACAAAACCTTGTTCAATTCCTCTTCAAAGTCGTTTGGAATTGATTTTCTCTTCTCGACCACGTTAATGTACAATTGTAGGTGCTCGGTTGCCCATTCTGTCACTGTTTTGTACGTTGAAGGGTTCTTTATGTTCATCTTAAATGCTGCATCAAACATGTATGAGTCTGTTTGCGTCATGGTGCTTTTCTTTTCGAAATCCTTATGGAAGTTctgaaaaaattttaacattagTTAACAAACTTCGTGTTCGTATAATAGTAACTTGCACAGCCATGAAAGAGCCACTAAGTTTGACTCCCACTGACGTTCTGCTGTTGGTGTTTTTAGGTGCGATGTTGTCATTATATGCGGGTATCCGAAATCGTTATAGAATTTTGGGACTTCCACTGCCATATTTTCCTTCGTGATCGTCACGTTCTTGTCAACGAGCcttaaaataactaataatgGTAGATTTAAATACCTGAAAAGAAAGTTCCATATATCTAGGAGAACTTTCAGTGGTGGAGATCTCAGCAAATCACTTACTGAGCACGCGTTATATCCTTTCCATGCTAGGAAGTGGAGAATGAAGTTGACACATTCCTTTTTGGTGTTGAGTTTTTTTGTGTTTTGGCTTTTATGTGGCAAGAATTGTTGTATCATTGTGTCTGATGCGATTTATAACTAACGGTTAACATTTGTtaagattaaaaattaaattaaaaacagAATAGCCTATATTACCAGTGTTAGACAACTAAAACCCCcaaaaaatattgaaaataaaaaagaagattaatatataacacAAAACAACTTTTTTAATctttaaattatgaaaattacaaaatgtgtataacTTGAGCACAACAACATAGAATCCTGTGTTGAGAcaattaatagaataacattaaaattagggacataatattttaattgtgCGATCTAGTCCCCAGGATGCCATTAATGAGTTATATGGGTGGTGTACAAGGCCAATTGCCTCCTTGTCGTGAACCTACCAAATGTTATCCAACTTTACCTCACCTTTAGAACATTATCCAATGTTCCTGATTTAAAGTTGAAACAATAAACCTGATCATCGTCTCCCAAGGCATAGAGCCAATCGAATCTCTTGGATACTAAACAGGTAAAATATCT from Theileria annulata chromosome 1, complete sequence, *** SEQUENCING IN PROGRESS *** harbors:
- a CDS encoding bromodomain-containing protein, putative (Contains Bromodomain (Pfam & SMART hits)), which encodes MSTESLVPTSLHRGEVLLTPEDAMKLNQDLEKSNYRFEVIIEVYNPPKLAPKKSKSVELHLRSKSQSLGDEYTPSRSTKKRFITKQESSLRLDSFGNSSSEYFEKRSSRPRKQTFSFTDDLFDDPSNFAYSEPYKPEKTKPAKPSSQKSSQKDNKPVKILYRTVPISTKHLPKLPKNTWEYSCYRILQMIKYMDTDKWFWYPVDPVVDGVPDYLTVIKRPMDFHTITERLHTKHYSSPYGWQTDMRQIFYNAFLFYPTDNIICQAARTLSLALENKLKSSRYINPDEFYLTLSMDPAKLREEIENLYAPRSRKAYDAWVAPVQTLEDRRSKKKFGRLGRLDEDNYTDLDSMDTSGDFTDDDEYVNLNSKYSKKKTVRPDRGLRQDRSRTESGMRRRKPVKFGGTMFGAEEIPHYGLVPQPPTIQKMLNDKPLTLSQQKTLQANMFRLAPNQRKAALELVQDELGILADNHKDDPQFFFDTDLLSIERQKQFFTYVNQMAKTNMEHMIKSDKAKVAKQATDVRIMSRPEKFRTPSGMFSDSSSTSSISDVASNLLSSDDFFSSSDSENDIVPEKPVRTDNQKDTGLPEYLPVDEFEGDKQHLSEGIMGNHADFLGKIETPSESDNMSTSGKKTAWMDWKGQAIHHRDVAQQTGVPPRNEDEQIAESFDARI
- a CDS encoding uncharacterized protein (Contains 1 putative transmembrane domain;~1 probable transmembrane helix predicted for TA19410 by TMHMM2.0 at aa 143-165); the protein is MDTAQNEPLLNKDKKGHHTGGLSEEEILECSEKLSGLNHESKSMLFLLCLSTFNDLQNRFLEKYKGMLDSKKIKGTEPTPEELMLYKKLLKSQDTFLNTPLEEDAEPSQSSSQPPTESTTQETSLLRTLWRRYRIEFYIKAMLIIFLLKLPYFCYIFTTVVYIMYCFGFFDLVARLSQHLRNNQNAQTVVRYFLRFMDNIEPVLLIQLNQDMTQQQRVQQQHRTQQQTQTQTQTQTLRQQTQQETQEIQPETVTNISTPDTSEQSQVVPPRSSTAPIISEQEVSPPTVRQRPATARVEGTISQNGLLRVTFSSSNSEQSSTRSRSRSFRERIELLRRSHRPSQRNDSVPQPGQCENVREKPTYFEKFVYQVFFSFILSLLPWWEPNPIYLEE